A single window of Oncorhynchus clarkii lewisi isolate Uvic-CL-2024 chromosome 10, UVic_Ocla_1.0, whole genome shotgun sequence DNA harbors:
- the LOC139417990 gene encoding actin filament-associated protein 1-like 1b isoform X2, whose protein sequence is MCGLPQHFSLELFWGNGGLSSSSAVEAAMEHLVSELNMLLKLLDQESVSRATTEKMSTIRSLLGQLQPSVNGSDFIYMNTSLYGNGTSFVESLFEEFDLDEFRPSPEELKEPVEEETPKIPPSKSPTDTPPPLPTTHPPEDYYEEAVPLDPGTATQYITANITKRISASPPNSIEDAYYEDADNNYPTTQINGPHKNSYADSDALSSSYESYDEEDEEAKGQDRTSQRWQSEENSVGPMKDCRICAFLLRKKRFGQWAKQLTVVRDNRLQCYKSIKDRSPHIELPLNLCNVIYIPKEARRKKHELRFSLPGGEALVLAVQSKEQAERWLKVIREVASQATSSEGLEGSSSPMIQRKMELDKLLGADKHTVVLVDKHTSDSDSVATGDNLPSGQLRDNCEGKGKRGAFSELTGSMSRAAGRKITRIISFSKKKPPLPGDAPSSYHHDDNPRCGYLNLLLSQCWRERWCCVRSGTLYLHKDRGDLGTHVRAVVLHGAEVIPGVGPKHPFAFRILQGGNEVAALEASCSEEMGRWLGVLLAESGCATSPEALHYDYVDVDTITSITDAARHSFLWATSSSSASTDSRTYDEVPYESILPEEQVPRPGDQVKHHSSFSSSRETEKLDSLVTTKRHCSNANQHISGKYGKTRAEGDARRYLKEKDEMEKKREVLKSALLVLRNERKEVKEQLKDATGKQQKQLEKRFAQLEENCRGKEGERVDLELRLTEVKENLKKSLAGGVLGPPTESKPPRKVQISKVDHLYSEASMPVNCAAEMRKRPLSIYASSRGNVMQKAKEWESKKGT, encoded by the exons ATGTGTGGATTACCACAGCATTTCTCACTGGAGCTGTTTTGGGGAAATGGTGGGCTTTCTTCTTCTTCAGCTGTTGAAGCCG CGATGGAGCACCTGGTGAGTGAGCTGAACATGCTGCTGAAGCTGCTGGACCAGGAGAGTGTGAGCAGGGCCACAACGGAGAAGATGAGCACGATCCGGAGCCTGCTGGGGCAGCTGCAGCCatcag TGAATGGATCAGACTTCATATACATGAACACTTCTCTTTACGGAAATGGCACCAGCTTTGTGGAATCCCTGTTTGAGGAATTCG ACCTGGATGAGTTCAGACCCTCCCCAGAAGAACTAAAGGAACCGGTAGAGGAGGAAACCCCCAAAATACCGCCCTCAAAA AGTCCCACTGACACCCCACCTCCTCTGCCAACCACCCATCCCCCAGAGGACTATTATGAGGAGGCAGTGCCCCTGGATCCAGGCACGGCGACCCAATACATCACCGCCAACATCACCAAACGCA TCAGCGCAAGTCCCCCAAATTCCATTGAAGATGCATATTATGAGGATGCTGACAATAATTACCCCACCACCCAAATCAATGGCCCGCACAAGAACTCAT ACGCTGATTCAGACGCGCTGAGCAGCTCCTATGAATCGtatgatgaggaggatgaggaggcgAAGGGCCAGGACAGGACTAGTCAGAGGTGGCAGTCAGAGGAGAACTCTGTGGGCCCCATGAAGGACTGTCGTATCTGTGCCTTTTTGCTGCGCAAGAAACGCTTCGGCCAATGGGCCAAACAGTTGACGGTCGTCCGTGACAACAGATTACAG TGCTACAAGAGCATTAAAGACAGAAGCCCACACATTGAGCTGCCGCTGAACCTGTGTAACGTCATCTACATTCCCAAAGAGGCGCGCCGCAAGAAGCACGAGCTGCGTTTCTCCCTGCCTGGTGGAGAGGCCTTGGTTCTGGCTGTCCAGAGCAAGGAGCAGGCGGAACGATGGCTCAAGGTGATCCGGGAGGTGGCCAGTCAAGCCACCAGCAGTGAAGGATTAGAGGGCTCATCCTCTCCTATGATCCAGAGGAAGATGGAGCTGGACAAG ttACTAGGAGCTGACAAGCACACTGTAGTGTTGGTTGACAAGCACACCTCTGACTCTGACAGCGTGGCCACAGGTGACAACCTGCCCTCTGGTCAGCTCCGTGACAACTGTGAAG GGAAGGGGAAGAGGGGGGCGTTTTCAGAGCTGACGGGGTCTATGAGCAGAGCGGCTGGACGGAAGATCACCAGGATCATCAGTTTCTCTAAGAAGAAGCCTCCTCTCCCAGGAGACGCTCCGTCCTCCTATCACCATGACGACAACCCCCGCTGTG GTTACCTGAATCTACTGCTGAGCCAGTgttggagggagagatggtgctGTGTGAGGAGTGGAACACTGTACCTTCACAAAGACCGGGGCGACCTGGGTACTCACGTAAGAGCTGTGGTCCTCCATGGGGCTGAGGTCATACCTGGAGTAGGGCCCAAGCACCCCTTCGCCTTCCGCATCCTGCAAGGAGGCAACGAGGTGGCTGCCTTGGAG GCCAGCTGTTCAGAAGAGATGGGCCGCTGGCTGGGGGTTCTGCTGGCAGAGTCTGGCTGTGCCACCAGCCCTGAGGCTTTGCACTATGACTATGTAGACGTGGACACCATCACTAGCATCACAGACGCAGCAAGACACTCCTTCCT ATGGGCTACCTCCTCCAGCAGCGCCTCGACAGACTCCAGAACGTATGACGAGGTTCCTTATGAGAGCATATTG CCAGAGGAGCAGGTGCCCAGACCAGGAGATCAGGTGAAACACCACTCTTCTTTCTCTAGCAGCAGAGAGACTGAGAAGTTGGACTCCCTAGTCACCACAAAGAGACACTGCTCCA ATGCAAATCAGCATATATCAGGGAAGTATGGTAAAACACGAGCAGAGGGCGATGCCAGGAGGTACCTGAAGGAGAAAGACGAGATGGAGAAGAAGCGAGAAGTCCTCAAAAGTGCCCTGCTTGTATTACGCAATGAGAGGAAAGAGGTGAAGGAACAACTGAAGGACGCTACAG GTAAGCAGCAGAAGCAGCTGGAGAAGCGTTTTGCCCAGCTGGAGGAGAACTgcagggggaaggagggggagcgGGTGGACCTGGAGCTGCGTCTCACTGAGGTGAAGGAGAATCTAAAGAAGTCGCTGGCTGGAGGGGTGCTGGGGCCGCCCACAGAGAGCAAACCCCCCAGAAAG GTCCAGATCAGTAAAGTTGATCATCTATACAGCGAGGCATCCATGCCAGTAAACTGTGCTGCTGAGATGCGGAAGCGTCCCCTATCCATCTATGCATCTAGCAGAGGGAATGTCATGCAGAAAGCCAAG GAATGGGAGTCGAAGAAGGGGACTTAG
- the LOC139417990 gene encoding actin filament-associated protein 1-like 1b isoform X3 — MSVKEEADWKTHMDTSSVNSMEHLVSELNMLLKLLDQESVSRATTEKMSTIRSLLGQLQPSVNGSDFIYMNTSLYGNGTSFVESLFEEFDLDEFRPSPEELKEPVEEETPKIPPSKSPTDTPPPLPTTHPPEDYYEEAVPLDPGTATQYITANITKRISASPPNSIEDAYYEDADNNYPTTQINGPHKNSYADSDALSSSYESYDEEDEEAKGQDRTSQRWQSEENSVGPMKDCRICAFLLRKKRFGQWAKQLTVVRDNRLQCYKSIKDRSPHIELPLNLCNVIYIPKEARRKKHELRFSLPGGEALVLAVQSKEQAERWLKVIREVASQATSSEGLEGSSSPMIQRKMELDKLLGADKHTVVLVDKHTSDSDSVATGDNLPSGQLRDNCEGKGKRGAFSELTGSMSRAAGRKITRIISFSKKKPPLPGDAPSSYHHDDNPRCGYLNLLLSQCWRERWCCVRSGTLYLHKDRGDLGTHVRAVVLHGAEVIPGVGPKHPFAFRILQGGNEVAALEASCSEEMGRWLGVLLAESGCATSPEALHYDYVDVDTITSITDAARHSFLWATSSSSASTDSRTYDEVPYESILQPEEQVPRPGDQVKHHSSFSSSRETEKLDSLVTTKRHCSNANQHISGKYGKTRAEGDARRYLKEKDEMEKKREVLKSALLVLRNERKEVKEQLKDATGKQQKQLEKRFAQLEENCRGKEGERVDLELRLTEVKENLKKSLAGGVLGPPTESKPPRKVQISKVDHLYSEASMPVNCAAEMRKRPLSIYASSRGNVMQKAKEWESKKGT, encoded by the exons CGATGGAGCACCTGGTGAGTGAGCTGAACATGCTGCTGAAGCTGCTGGACCAGGAGAGTGTGAGCAGGGCCACAACGGAGAAGATGAGCACGATCCGGAGCCTGCTGGGGCAGCTGCAGCCatcag TGAATGGATCAGACTTCATATACATGAACACTTCTCTTTACGGAAATGGCACCAGCTTTGTGGAATCCCTGTTTGAGGAATTCG ACCTGGATGAGTTCAGACCCTCCCCAGAAGAACTAAAGGAACCGGTAGAGGAGGAAACCCCCAAAATACCGCCCTCAAAA AGTCCCACTGACACCCCACCTCCTCTGCCAACCACCCATCCCCCAGAGGACTATTATGAGGAGGCAGTGCCCCTGGATCCAGGCACGGCGACCCAATACATCACCGCCAACATCACCAAACGCA TCAGCGCAAGTCCCCCAAATTCCATTGAAGATGCATATTATGAGGATGCTGACAATAATTACCCCACCACCCAAATCAATGGCCCGCACAAGAACTCAT ACGCTGATTCAGACGCGCTGAGCAGCTCCTATGAATCGtatgatgaggaggatgaggaggcgAAGGGCCAGGACAGGACTAGTCAGAGGTGGCAGTCAGAGGAGAACTCTGTGGGCCCCATGAAGGACTGTCGTATCTGTGCCTTTTTGCTGCGCAAGAAACGCTTCGGCCAATGGGCCAAACAGTTGACGGTCGTCCGTGACAACAGATTACAG TGCTACAAGAGCATTAAAGACAGAAGCCCACACATTGAGCTGCCGCTGAACCTGTGTAACGTCATCTACATTCCCAAAGAGGCGCGCCGCAAGAAGCACGAGCTGCGTTTCTCCCTGCCTGGTGGAGAGGCCTTGGTTCTGGCTGTCCAGAGCAAGGAGCAGGCGGAACGATGGCTCAAGGTGATCCGGGAGGTGGCCAGTCAAGCCACCAGCAGTGAAGGATTAGAGGGCTCATCCTCTCCTATGATCCAGAGGAAGATGGAGCTGGACAAG ttACTAGGAGCTGACAAGCACACTGTAGTGTTGGTTGACAAGCACACCTCTGACTCTGACAGCGTGGCCACAGGTGACAACCTGCCCTCTGGTCAGCTCCGTGACAACTGTGAAG GGAAGGGGAAGAGGGGGGCGTTTTCAGAGCTGACGGGGTCTATGAGCAGAGCGGCTGGACGGAAGATCACCAGGATCATCAGTTTCTCTAAGAAGAAGCCTCCTCTCCCAGGAGACGCTCCGTCCTCCTATCACCATGACGACAACCCCCGCTGTG GTTACCTGAATCTACTGCTGAGCCAGTgttggagggagagatggtgctGTGTGAGGAGTGGAACACTGTACCTTCACAAAGACCGGGGCGACCTGGGTACTCACGTAAGAGCTGTGGTCCTCCATGGGGCTGAGGTCATACCTGGAGTAGGGCCCAAGCACCCCTTCGCCTTCCGCATCCTGCAAGGAGGCAACGAGGTGGCTGCCTTGGAG GCCAGCTGTTCAGAAGAGATGGGCCGCTGGCTGGGGGTTCTGCTGGCAGAGTCTGGCTGTGCCACCAGCCCTGAGGCTTTGCACTATGACTATGTAGACGTGGACACCATCACTAGCATCACAGACGCAGCAAGACACTCCTTCCT ATGGGCTACCTCCTCCAGCAGCGCCTCGACAGACTCCAGAACGTATGACGAGGTTCCTTATGAGAGCATATTG CAGCCAGAGGAGCAGGTGCCCAGACCAGGAGATCAGGTGAAACACCACTCTTCTTTCTCTAGCAGCAGAGAGACTGAGAAGTTGGACTCCCTAGTCACCACAAAGAGACACTGCTCCA ATGCAAATCAGCATATATCAGGGAAGTATGGTAAAACACGAGCAGAGGGCGATGCCAGGAGGTACCTGAAGGAGAAAGACGAGATGGAGAAGAAGCGAGAAGTCCTCAAAAGTGCCCTGCTTGTATTACGCAATGAGAGGAAAGAGGTGAAGGAACAACTGAAGGACGCTACAG GTAAGCAGCAGAAGCAGCTGGAGAAGCGTTTTGCCCAGCTGGAGGAGAACTgcagggggaaggagggggagcgGGTGGACCTGGAGCTGCGTCTCACTGAGGTGAAGGAGAATCTAAAGAAGTCGCTGGCTGGAGGGGTGCTGGGGCCGCCCACAGAGAGCAAACCCCCCAGAAAG GTCCAGATCAGTAAAGTTGATCATCTATACAGCGAGGCATCCATGCCAGTAAACTGTGCTGCTGAGATGCGGAAGCGTCCCCTATCCATCTATGCATCTAGCAGAGGGAATGTCATGCAGAAAGCCAAG GAATGGGAGTCGAAGAAGGGGACTTAG
- the LOC139417990 gene encoding actin filament-associated protein 1-like 1b isoform X4: protein MEHLVSELNMLLKLLDQESVSRATTEKMSTIRSLLGQLQPSVNGSDFIYMNTSLYGNGTSFVESLFEEFDLDEFRPSPEELKEPVEEETPKIPPSKSPTDTPPPLPTTHPPEDYYEEAVPLDPGTATQYITANITKRISASPPNSIEDAYYEDADNNYPTTQINGPHKNSYADSDALSSSYESYDEEDEEAKGQDRTSQRWQSEENSVGPMKDCRICAFLLRKKRFGQWAKQLTVVRDNRLQCYKSIKDRSPHIELPLNLCNVIYIPKEARRKKHELRFSLPGGEALVLAVQSKEQAERWLKVIREVASQATSSEGLEGSSSPMIQRKMELDKLLGADKHTVVLVDKHTSDSDSVATGDNLPSGQLRDNCEGKGKRGAFSELTGSMSRAAGRKITRIISFSKKKPPLPGDAPSSYHHDDNPRCGYLNLLLSQCWRERWCCVRSGTLYLHKDRGDLGTHVRAVVLHGAEVIPGVGPKHPFAFRILQGGNEVAALEASCSEEMGRWLGVLLAESGCATSPEALHYDYVDVDTITSITDAARHSFLWATSSSSASTDSRTYDEVPYESILQPEEQVPRPGDQVKHHSSFSSSRETEKLDSLVTTKRHCSNANQHISGKYGKTRAEGDARRYLKEKDEMEKKREVLKSALLVLRNERKEVKEQLKDATGKQQKQLEKRFAQLEENCRGKEGERVDLELRLTEVKENLKKSLAGGVLGPPTESKPPRKVQISKVDHLYSEASMPVNCAAEMRKRPLSIYASSRGNVMQKAKEWESKKGT from the exons ATGGAGCACCTGGTGAGTGAGCTGAACATGCTGCTGAAGCTGCTGGACCAGGAGAGTGTGAGCAGGGCCACAACGGAGAAGATGAGCACGATCCGGAGCCTGCTGGGGCAGCTGCAGCCatcag TGAATGGATCAGACTTCATATACATGAACACTTCTCTTTACGGAAATGGCACCAGCTTTGTGGAATCCCTGTTTGAGGAATTCG ACCTGGATGAGTTCAGACCCTCCCCAGAAGAACTAAAGGAACCGGTAGAGGAGGAAACCCCCAAAATACCGCCCTCAAAA AGTCCCACTGACACCCCACCTCCTCTGCCAACCACCCATCCCCCAGAGGACTATTATGAGGAGGCAGTGCCCCTGGATCCAGGCACGGCGACCCAATACATCACCGCCAACATCACCAAACGCA TCAGCGCAAGTCCCCCAAATTCCATTGAAGATGCATATTATGAGGATGCTGACAATAATTACCCCACCACCCAAATCAATGGCCCGCACAAGAACTCAT ACGCTGATTCAGACGCGCTGAGCAGCTCCTATGAATCGtatgatgaggaggatgaggaggcgAAGGGCCAGGACAGGACTAGTCAGAGGTGGCAGTCAGAGGAGAACTCTGTGGGCCCCATGAAGGACTGTCGTATCTGTGCCTTTTTGCTGCGCAAGAAACGCTTCGGCCAATGGGCCAAACAGTTGACGGTCGTCCGTGACAACAGATTACAG TGCTACAAGAGCATTAAAGACAGAAGCCCACACATTGAGCTGCCGCTGAACCTGTGTAACGTCATCTACATTCCCAAAGAGGCGCGCCGCAAGAAGCACGAGCTGCGTTTCTCCCTGCCTGGTGGAGAGGCCTTGGTTCTGGCTGTCCAGAGCAAGGAGCAGGCGGAACGATGGCTCAAGGTGATCCGGGAGGTGGCCAGTCAAGCCACCAGCAGTGAAGGATTAGAGGGCTCATCCTCTCCTATGATCCAGAGGAAGATGGAGCTGGACAAG ttACTAGGAGCTGACAAGCACACTGTAGTGTTGGTTGACAAGCACACCTCTGACTCTGACAGCGTGGCCACAGGTGACAACCTGCCCTCTGGTCAGCTCCGTGACAACTGTGAAG GGAAGGGGAAGAGGGGGGCGTTTTCAGAGCTGACGGGGTCTATGAGCAGAGCGGCTGGACGGAAGATCACCAGGATCATCAGTTTCTCTAAGAAGAAGCCTCCTCTCCCAGGAGACGCTCCGTCCTCCTATCACCATGACGACAACCCCCGCTGTG GTTACCTGAATCTACTGCTGAGCCAGTgttggagggagagatggtgctGTGTGAGGAGTGGAACACTGTACCTTCACAAAGACCGGGGCGACCTGGGTACTCACGTAAGAGCTGTGGTCCTCCATGGGGCTGAGGTCATACCTGGAGTAGGGCCCAAGCACCCCTTCGCCTTCCGCATCCTGCAAGGAGGCAACGAGGTGGCTGCCTTGGAG GCCAGCTGTTCAGAAGAGATGGGCCGCTGGCTGGGGGTTCTGCTGGCAGAGTCTGGCTGTGCCACCAGCCCTGAGGCTTTGCACTATGACTATGTAGACGTGGACACCATCACTAGCATCACAGACGCAGCAAGACACTCCTTCCT ATGGGCTACCTCCTCCAGCAGCGCCTCGACAGACTCCAGAACGTATGACGAGGTTCCTTATGAGAGCATATTG CAGCCAGAGGAGCAGGTGCCCAGACCAGGAGATCAGGTGAAACACCACTCTTCTTTCTCTAGCAGCAGAGAGACTGAGAAGTTGGACTCCCTAGTCACCACAAAGAGACACTGCTCCA ATGCAAATCAGCATATATCAGGGAAGTATGGTAAAACACGAGCAGAGGGCGATGCCAGGAGGTACCTGAAGGAGAAAGACGAGATGGAGAAGAAGCGAGAAGTCCTCAAAAGTGCCCTGCTTGTATTACGCAATGAGAGGAAAGAGGTGAAGGAACAACTGAAGGACGCTACAG GTAAGCAGCAGAAGCAGCTGGAGAAGCGTTTTGCCCAGCTGGAGGAGAACTgcagggggaaggagggggagcgGGTGGACCTGGAGCTGCGTCTCACTGAGGTGAAGGAGAATCTAAAGAAGTCGCTGGCTGGAGGGGTGCTGGGGCCGCCCACAGAGAGCAAACCCCCCAGAAAG GTCCAGATCAGTAAAGTTGATCATCTATACAGCGAGGCATCCATGCCAGTAAACTGTGCTGCTGAGATGCGGAAGCGTCCCCTATCCATCTATGCATCTAGCAGAGGGAATGTCATGCAGAAAGCCAAG GAATGGGAGTCGAAGAAGGGGACTTAG
- the LOC139417990 gene encoding actin filament-associated protein 1-like 1b isoform X1 produces MCGLPQHFSLELFWGNGGLSSSSAVEAAMEHLVSELNMLLKLLDQESVSRATTEKMSTIRSLLGQLQPSVNGSDFIYMNTSLYGNGTSFVESLFEEFDLDEFRPSPEELKEPVEEETPKIPPSKSPTDTPPPLPTTHPPEDYYEEAVPLDPGTATQYITANITKRISASPPNSIEDAYYEDADNNYPTTQINGPHKNSYADSDALSSSYESYDEEDEEAKGQDRTSQRWQSEENSVGPMKDCRICAFLLRKKRFGQWAKQLTVVRDNRLQCYKSIKDRSPHIELPLNLCNVIYIPKEARRKKHELRFSLPGGEALVLAVQSKEQAERWLKVIREVASQATSSEGLEGSSSPMIQRKMELDKLLGADKHTVVLVDKHTSDSDSVATGDNLPSGQLRDNCEGKGKRGAFSELTGSMSRAAGRKITRIISFSKKKPPLPGDAPSSYHHDDNPRCGYLNLLLSQCWRERWCCVRSGTLYLHKDRGDLGTHVRAVVLHGAEVIPGVGPKHPFAFRILQGGNEVAALEASCSEEMGRWLGVLLAESGCATSPEALHYDYVDVDTITSITDAARHSFLWATSSSSASTDSRTYDEVPYESILQPEEQVPRPGDQVKHHSSFSSSRETEKLDSLVTTKRHCSNANQHISGKYGKTRAEGDARRYLKEKDEMEKKREVLKSALLVLRNERKEVKEQLKDATGKQQKQLEKRFAQLEENCRGKEGERVDLELRLTEVKENLKKSLAGGVLGPPTESKPPRKVQISKVDHLYSEASMPVNCAAEMRKRPLSIYASSRGNVMQKAKEWESKKGT; encoded by the exons ATGTGTGGATTACCACAGCATTTCTCACTGGAGCTGTTTTGGGGAAATGGTGGGCTTTCTTCTTCTTCAGCTGTTGAAGCCG CGATGGAGCACCTGGTGAGTGAGCTGAACATGCTGCTGAAGCTGCTGGACCAGGAGAGTGTGAGCAGGGCCACAACGGAGAAGATGAGCACGATCCGGAGCCTGCTGGGGCAGCTGCAGCCatcag TGAATGGATCAGACTTCATATACATGAACACTTCTCTTTACGGAAATGGCACCAGCTTTGTGGAATCCCTGTTTGAGGAATTCG ACCTGGATGAGTTCAGACCCTCCCCAGAAGAACTAAAGGAACCGGTAGAGGAGGAAACCCCCAAAATACCGCCCTCAAAA AGTCCCACTGACACCCCACCTCCTCTGCCAACCACCCATCCCCCAGAGGACTATTATGAGGAGGCAGTGCCCCTGGATCCAGGCACGGCGACCCAATACATCACCGCCAACATCACCAAACGCA TCAGCGCAAGTCCCCCAAATTCCATTGAAGATGCATATTATGAGGATGCTGACAATAATTACCCCACCACCCAAATCAATGGCCCGCACAAGAACTCAT ACGCTGATTCAGACGCGCTGAGCAGCTCCTATGAATCGtatgatgaggaggatgaggaggcgAAGGGCCAGGACAGGACTAGTCAGAGGTGGCAGTCAGAGGAGAACTCTGTGGGCCCCATGAAGGACTGTCGTATCTGTGCCTTTTTGCTGCGCAAGAAACGCTTCGGCCAATGGGCCAAACAGTTGACGGTCGTCCGTGACAACAGATTACAG TGCTACAAGAGCATTAAAGACAGAAGCCCACACATTGAGCTGCCGCTGAACCTGTGTAACGTCATCTACATTCCCAAAGAGGCGCGCCGCAAGAAGCACGAGCTGCGTTTCTCCCTGCCTGGTGGAGAGGCCTTGGTTCTGGCTGTCCAGAGCAAGGAGCAGGCGGAACGATGGCTCAAGGTGATCCGGGAGGTGGCCAGTCAAGCCACCAGCAGTGAAGGATTAGAGGGCTCATCCTCTCCTATGATCCAGAGGAAGATGGAGCTGGACAAG ttACTAGGAGCTGACAAGCACACTGTAGTGTTGGTTGACAAGCACACCTCTGACTCTGACAGCGTGGCCACAGGTGACAACCTGCCCTCTGGTCAGCTCCGTGACAACTGTGAAG GGAAGGGGAAGAGGGGGGCGTTTTCAGAGCTGACGGGGTCTATGAGCAGAGCGGCTGGACGGAAGATCACCAGGATCATCAGTTTCTCTAAGAAGAAGCCTCCTCTCCCAGGAGACGCTCCGTCCTCCTATCACCATGACGACAACCCCCGCTGTG GTTACCTGAATCTACTGCTGAGCCAGTgttggagggagagatggtgctGTGTGAGGAGTGGAACACTGTACCTTCACAAAGACCGGGGCGACCTGGGTACTCACGTAAGAGCTGTGGTCCTCCATGGGGCTGAGGTCATACCTGGAGTAGGGCCCAAGCACCCCTTCGCCTTCCGCATCCTGCAAGGAGGCAACGAGGTGGCTGCCTTGGAG GCCAGCTGTTCAGAAGAGATGGGCCGCTGGCTGGGGGTTCTGCTGGCAGAGTCTGGCTGTGCCACCAGCCCTGAGGCTTTGCACTATGACTATGTAGACGTGGACACCATCACTAGCATCACAGACGCAGCAAGACACTCCTTCCT ATGGGCTACCTCCTCCAGCAGCGCCTCGACAGACTCCAGAACGTATGACGAGGTTCCTTATGAGAGCATATTG CAGCCAGAGGAGCAGGTGCCCAGACCAGGAGATCAGGTGAAACACCACTCTTCTTTCTCTAGCAGCAGAGAGACTGAGAAGTTGGACTCCCTAGTCACCACAAAGAGACACTGCTCCA ATGCAAATCAGCATATATCAGGGAAGTATGGTAAAACACGAGCAGAGGGCGATGCCAGGAGGTACCTGAAGGAGAAAGACGAGATGGAGAAGAAGCGAGAAGTCCTCAAAAGTGCCCTGCTTGTATTACGCAATGAGAGGAAAGAGGTGAAGGAACAACTGAAGGACGCTACAG GTAAGCAGCAGAAGCAGCTGGAGAAGCGTTTTGCCCAGCTGGAGGAGAACTgcagggggaaggagggggagcgGGTGGACCTGGAGCTGCGTCTCACTGAGGTGAAGGAGAATCTAAAGAAGTCGCTGGCTGGAGGGGTGCTGGGGCCGCCCACAGAGAGCAAACCCCCCAGAAAG GTCCAGATCAGTAAAGTTGATCATCTATACAGCGAGGCATCCATGCCAGTAAACTGTGCTGCTGAGATGCGGAAGCGTCCCCTATCCATCTATGCATCTAGCAGAGGGAATGTCATGCAGAAAGCCAAG GAATGGGAGTCGAAGAAGGGGACTTAG